A stretch of DNA from Plasmodium berghei ANKA genome assembly, chromosome: 11:
attctttatttgtGCAATATTAcgaattattttattatttttgcaGAGTAGCTTTATTcgtatataataataacaataataatatatataatatcaaaatatgCTTAAAAGCCAAATATAAACTATTTTGTAGGTAATTTTATtcacatataatattacaaatgcaaaatattaatcttgtcaaattatatatgatacATATGCACAATTTTCTTCTATGGAAATACTTCGTAAtgaatattaaatttatatatgtaataataaacataaccgtttatatataacatttttggcaattattaattattttacttaTCATGATTAAAAAGCAATTAAAAccatttcttttaataaatagaataatatatgcatacatacatatacatatttatagttttaattatttatttttgataatatttataatttatttacatatattttgctTTATATATAGAGGGCTGGAAGGggttttatttacattttgcgccgttaaatatattaaaaaaaatttccatgaatattttaaataaaagcatttccttaaaattttctataaataatttttttaataatagaataaaaatattttcatataacttcaatatactttttttgtaaaattcgcgaaattaattaaatattttgctACACTTgctataatatattttgcttGTTTGGCAAATCCAAAGAAATGCCACTTGTTCGaaatgaaagaaaatagaaaaaaatagaaaaaaatagaaaaaaaataaaagccTATCAATATGAAGTATACATTACTGTACACTCTCATGCTCACCAAAAAATGCATTATGTGAAATTTGggataaaaagaaaagtaataaaatagtaataataaaataataataaaataataataaatgcaGCAGTTAATGACACTCATGTGCCAATAACTGTATTTCTAAAAGATAacgaattatatatatcggCCTAGTGTATTAAAGAAAGAAATACATTTTCCAATAAAGCTATAAGATATAATATCAATAAAATCTTGTCCTGGGGGGGggtattttttatagtcATATCGATATATTAGAGATGAATTTTTAAGCCACAAATTGTTAGACATCCCTCTATGTATAATTCTAGaatcataaataattaaatcaGTTTCTTGAACTTTAGGTATAAATGCTGATCCTGtttgataatatatgttcataaaacgtttaaaattataaatagcCTTTTTAATTCGACTATTTCTATAtccattattatatgttgttaaattaacattttcttttaaataagaaaataaatgacttcctaaaaaaaattcaaaatttccagattcttcatttattttatttaaaggCATAATAATACTTAATCCATTTATTCCATTATCGACATGATAAGATTGTATCTCACTTAGAGGTTCATTATTTAGTAATTGCAATtctgatataaataatttatcattatattcactttttatatttaatttatttaattctgtattatttaatataatatttttatcaaacatgctaaaaatattttcatacaTTCCTACTggtaaatatgaataaacaatatttaaCCAATATTGCTGTATATTAACAAACATATCActtattttactatttcGTATTATACAATATTGACGTCCTCTTGTTGGTCTAATACAAAATACATTTGCATCTTTATCCATTAATAGTGGGGAAAcatttacattattttttgaatccaaaaataattctttttttattttgtttacaCTTTCTTTTggtaaaaaattttttaatacaactactccatatttttctaaactttttttaatttcatttattgTATCAATATTTAACACATAAGAAACTtgattaatataatttgaattttcatttaaaaacctagaactattattttgttcattttttctattgTTTTCATTACCTATTCCAagataattatttatttcgaTCCCAATGTCTTTTGAAGTGTTTTCACTACAATGTCTATAAGaccttttaatttttataaaatcaaaaaaattatttcgtttataattaattagtaaatataaataacagTATGCATATAACTCATCAATAAAACtgttaaatatatcatctttttttttcgtctctattattttttttcgttttaaCATAAATTCCTTTAGATGctcaaaatttaaattttttaaaaagtcGTCCTTTTTTTCCCATTCATTAAATTGACTATTTCTTCTCAATTTTGGGGAATTGCTTGAATTTCTCAAACTTGTTGTCTCATATCCATGCTCATTAAAATGATTTACAATTTCGTCAACAAGTTTGTCGAcaattttatcaaattcattttctttttccaaaacattttttaatttttttttagatttttcaaaaatattgtttaaatattgtaaatgataatctattggaaaataattgtttgcccctttataaatataacttATCGGcacattaaaattattacatattttttcaattttatcattatattttcctctatcaatatattcaaagttataatttgataaataaaagtatatttgAGGCGGAGCCTTTTCTTGGAAtgctaatttttttttcttaatatACTCATTACATATTCCTGTAAAATGGGAAACATAAAAAGAGTGATCATTTAATCAAAAAACTCAAAATGAATAAAGAACAATGGCTaccaataaaataattcatttatatattaaccTAAATTTATGGATACAAATGATAAggcataaaataaatacttATATTCAAATCTGGTTACTAACGAATTTGTGGATTTattcatttgttttttttgaaaattaatatatatcacaTTGAGGATATagtataaaatttatattctgatttattattataattcatcactattttgtttaacttttttttttttcccacTACTCCTTTTATTTGTCATTTCAGGGGATTTCTGAATATcctaaataaaatgtgatattttttctgtttgaaaaaaataaaataaaacaagttacaaaaattaatttgttaatttcgaattattttaaattacaaaattttCTAAAACACATCACacatgtatattatatatatccacaactatataattatagatgcatacataattttattatttcccattctaatatttatttcaaaataagCACATTTTCTCAATTTCATGTAATTccaattattttcattttgatCGCTTgttcacattttttataacatcattttattattaaccATTTACTTTTTGGCAAATTCATTTTGGAAAAATCCACCATAAATAactataaatgaaaaaaataaagaaacacatatattttttatatatcaacttatttaataactatatttttattacttttcatacatatatatattttcctatTTCCAAAGtgttttatatcatttattatatttcatcAAATGGTGAAATGTAtcagttttttttttttttttcatctttcTGAATATTGCCAATTTTATCAaccattttcattatccTAAACCTCTTcaataatgaataaaaactagtttgtatatattaggGTTCTTTTGAAAAAGAAGTATATGGTATATACATCCGCATAAATtaatacaatattttaaaagtgATGAGCATATAAAGGGAATAGTATAAACTGACATTATATGTGCATATCTCTATATTTCACAGATATATagtaaatacaaaaaaaacaaaatatattcacataaatataagaaGAAAGCACGTAACATATACAAACCATTGTACAAGGCATCTTATTTGatttccaaaaaaaatagtttttaagaatatttattgataatataaGATGGTTAACTTTTGCAAACCAGACAAACTTCTTATAGAATATAGTGAGCTTAGATgcatatgttttttttatatttttttattattatgtttttttatttggatTTTTCATAAGAAATGGATCCGAGATAacatagaaaaaaaacacaaattaaaaaattatgaagctatttttaaaagtgaaaatgttgaattttttaattacatCTATGAAACAAATGATCCCAACGAAATTGTAGTAAAACAAGAaggatataaaaattgctATATTGGttttttactaaaaaaaatatcaatatttttatacatatgtacacatataattataatcaCTTCAATATATAACGAATACTgcattaaaataaataatgaaattttATGGAATGATAGAGCTTTggaattttttgttttttttttattaagcTTAACTATAACATAtggtatattattaatcaGAAAGCATATACaaagtttatttttaaagccatctatattaaaagatagtgattatattattatttatactttAAATGAAGAATACAGCACTTTTTACAATACaaactattttaaaaaatgtataacaCATATTAACTATATGATACATagttttacaaaaaaaaaaaaacaatttcttaaaaaatgtaattttcaaaaatataatacctcatttttacaatttgtTTGCAACTCTCTagatttaattaaaaattatattcctTTCCCAActtttttagaaaaaataattcaaaatataaaaaaatatataaaacaatcAGAAGTATCatattcaaatataaatacacaCTCTTTTCAtgatacaaaaaaaaaaactcaCAATTTTTATGCAAACTCATTATTCATTGATAATAATGCAGAATCCCTGTCTAATTCTGAATTAAGAGCTAGcaacaataatattgaaacatctcaaaatatattagaaaaaattaaacgaaaaaaaaaacaaaatgatgataataaatcaacatataaaaatctATCAGACATTTCAGAAtacaaacaaaatgaaacaacaacaaaaaaatttaagttACATAAAGTACAAGttaaaacaaatgaaaaaaatgttaaatattttttttttagaagtatgaaatatttatataacgaagaaaaagatgcatttattaatatatcttATAGTATTGACGAAAaagtaaataattttaattttaattatattttaaaaaaaggaggattaaataataatgaaattatacataatataaatcaatatggttataataatatacatttagaagtaaattcattttttacaaatctTAAAAGAGAGTTACTAGAtggaatatatatgtttcaACTTTATCTaacttataaaaatttattttggaAAGAAATGATTACTTCAATAATTTGGATTGTTATATCTATTTTAACtgtaattaaaaaagttttaaaaaatcaaaaaaataaaaaagaaatatatgataacATTCAATCAAATAGTAATATTAATGTAACTGTTTATAGAAATGCATTAGAACAACAAATATCATCTAACAATTTAACAATTGGtgatataattattattaaatcaCAAATGACTATTCCTTGTGattgtttattattaactGGACAGGTTCTAGTAGATGAAAGTTTGTTAACTGGTGAATCACGACCTATGAAAAAAACAGCTacatataatgaaaatcgacaaatttttaaaaatgaaaaagaacaAAACAATGATACAGAATTCTCTCTAAATaagcaaaataaaataaatccaAATAATATTCTATATGCTGgtacaaatattatatcaatATTAAACTCCcctgaaaatatatacgcaattgtaataaatgtgagtatatatacttataaaggaaaatatatgcagaatgttttatttccaaACCCTTTACTTTTTAAATACGATTCACAATTGCCAATAGTTTTTATGtttacaattatttttagtCTATTTTGTTTCTATTTCCAAATTAGATATTTAGGTTTAAATATGACATCtgttttttattctatCGGAACATTGTCACAAATATTACCTGTATGGACACCAGTTGTGTTAAATATTGGATTAAACATTTCAACAAATcgtttaaaaaatgaaaataatatttgcTGTATTGCTCCTTCTAGAATTCCAATTTGTGGAAAAATCcgagtttttttttttgataaaacaGGAACTATTACTAATCACAATTTAGAATTTTCAGGAATacatttttgtaataatattttatcacctcaaaaaaatatagtatctaaatattttgaaaaaaaaaatctaGAACCCATAGATAACGATGATATCAATGCTTCTATTCTCACATTTTCCAAAACAAACACAAATCCACTAACTCTAACTGATTTAGCCACAAATGAACAACACAATAATCAAACAACATTAGTAACAactaatataataaatatagacaCAATTAATAGTAAAcattataatgaaaaagaaaataataaaaaaataatagataaaaatagtatgAAAAATGGAGAAAATAGTAAATCAGTAAATTCTTATTATTGTAGTGCTTATAATGAAGTAGGGGAAGAAGATATCAGTTCGTCAATATTTGATAAActaaattcaaataaaaatattcttgaaaaaaatataaatcaaaataataaaatagaaattACAGATAAATTATCAAGCTCCGAAAAAGATGATTTCAAATCACcaaatttttctatttgtgaaaaaaatagtcGATCTAGTAGTGCTGATTTATTTCAAAGTTATGACGAAGGTGAATATCAAAAACATTCTGAAAATATTCCAATTTcagatgaaaaaataaatattaattatcagtctaataattttgatgaGCTTCGAAAAAATGctgaaaataaagaagcTTTAAAAGATTCAGAAACTTTTAATGATCATATTAATCTACCAACTAattctaataatataaattattttacaaataaaccaaatacaataaaagaagaaaataaaaaaaataattcaagttttgatgaaaataacaatatatcaatcataaataaacattttatagATTCAAATTCTTCTATAAATTCAGTAACATCACTTCTTTATAATAGCAAACTAGTATGggcaaataaaataactcTTGAAAATATGccagaaaattataatctAGTAGTATATGCATTGGCAGGTTGCtcatgtatttatatagatgataatataatatatggaaatgaaattgacaaaaaattatatgaagcAACAGATATGattatacataattatattaatggtgataatattaatgtaaaaagaatttcattaaaatttgaTTCTATTTATAAATCTTTTGATGTTATCAAAACTTTTGAATTCGATTATTACACAAAAATATCTACAACTTTGGCATTTGGCTATTTTGATTTTCCAGAAAAAGtttatattgtattttcaaaaggatcatttgataaaatatatcagAAATGTATTAAAACTGATgaactttatttttataaacaaaaagaaCAAGAGTATAGTAAAAATGGGTTCTATGTCATTGCATTGgcatttaaaattatttatgatttaccaaaaaacaaaagtaaaaataatttttttaatttatcaagAAATGAAATGGAAACAGATATGAATTTTCTTTCCTTAATTATGTTTAACAATCATATAAAAGTAGATGCACATTATGTAATACAAACTTTAAAGAATTCTTGTATTCGTCCAATTATATTAACTGGGgataatgcatataattgtttatatgttggaaataaaatcggattatttaataatataaatacttATGAATCTTTTTATTCGTTGAATgttaattcaaataataatatagattATGCTaacaaaagaaataatacaaatttttcGAATCAAAATCCTTTTAATTTAACTGacataaaatttatgcCTTTTGAAAacctttttaaatataattctgaatctaaaaattttaatagtTCAGATAATTACtctcaaataaataaacaatatattcaaaaccatgaaaaatataatcagGAAACAAATCCTCtaaattattcaaaaaaaaaacaagatAAAAccaaaaattttaaagaaaatcTAAATCTTAACCaggtaaataataataatgatgtaggaaaaaaaaaccaacataattcaaaatataatactcTTAATCAATATGATAGTAACATTATTGACACACATACATCTAAAATGGAAGAAGGATATCTTTTAGAAtcacataaaaatatgaatccTGTAAATTATAACACCCATAattatgaagaaaatattataatatatggatatatattaaatggagaattaatatttgttaACATACATAATGAtaacaaaattaacaattcaattgttttatataaagatatatataaagaaattatattaactGGTGAAgcttataattatataagggatcacatttttaaaattcaAAGTTctgaaaatgaaataaattcaaATTTAATGCATACTAACAATGAATTCAAacaaaattcaaaaaaaataaaacaaaattctTCTATAgaacaatataaaaatttccTTTTAAAAGTTAGAATATTTTCACGGCTTACCcctaataataaaatggaaataattaaagattttattaaattcgATTATATATCAGGAATGTGTGGAGATGGTAGTAATGATTGCGGTGCTTTAAAAACATCACATGCGGGTTTGGCTTTATCTAATTCTGATACATCTGTTGTAGCCCCATTTAGtgcaaaaaatgaaaatctAAAAAGTGttatagatatattaaGAGAAGGTAGAGCATGTTTAGTTACATCTATAAATTgctataaatatatgctaTTATATGGCTTTATGATAtcaattataaaaattattctttttatGCGCGCTCATGCAATTATGTCAGAATATggctatttattttttgataatattatactattattattagctAAATCTATGACATTATCAAAACctgaatataaattaaaaacacaAACCCCTACTTCAAGTATTATTGGCGCTCAAACTATACTATCTTTATTATGCACTCTCAtagttaattttttctttttatatattattatgtttaaatttttttttctatataatttGCCATCctcttattatattaatatttcagCCCCTAAATCTTCTTGGTGGCTTATGAGTGATAACTATGAAAGTTTTCTAACATGTATTTGGTTTTGTTTTCAAATTGTTAATAGTGCCTTTATATTAACACTTGGTGGGAAATATAggaaacatattttttctaattaCACATTTATGATgtaagaaaataaaattctaCATATTTTAGAATCTAATTTATCatactaatatattatattcctAATTCAAATCCATATTTaaattcttcatttttttttcaggtACTATGccttaattaatttatttttgttttatttaactATTGGGGGGCCCAATAAACTGACATGTCTTTTCCGTATGAATTGCAATGACGAAGTTTcaaaacaaacaaaatttaaaattttggaattattttcatattcgGCTGGAGGTTTATCCTTTTATGGCCCcaatggaaataatattctAAGCACTGaagttaaaataaaattcatttttttaaactttttaaatataatcattaatattttaatatctaaatatattttatgtgaaagattttataatattgtcagaaaattttttaaaattcaAAATAGACGAATTCCCACTTAGTTATATTGTATGTGTGCATTTGATATGCtcacaaaaaattaatatatgatagATTGATGGATcaatcatatattattttttttttacatcaaatattattaatgtctttcatatgtttatacattttttcctattataaaatttgttaaaacCTTATAGAATATTTGATTTCGATATTATCGTGGTAAATTTATGTACCCTTTTACAcattaacaattttttttttttttttcaaatttatgcactgttcataattttttaaaacatatttttgtcAAATGacaacatttatttttcaaaatggAGAAAAATGCCAAACACAATAAATAACTAAAACATAACTAAAAATAACTGgctaaataaataaaaatagagcATCATAACTTGGaaaaactatataaatGAC
This window harbors:
- a CDS encoding cation transporting P-ATPase, putative, which translates into the protein MVNFCKPDKLLIEYSELRCICFFYIFLLLCFFIWIFHKKWIRDNIEKKHKLKNYEAIFKSENVEFFNYIYETNDPNEIVVKQEGYKNCYIGFLLKKISIFLYICTHIIIITSIYNEYCIKINNEILWNDRALEFFVFFLLSLTITYGILLIRKHIQSLFLKPSILKDSDYIIIYTLNEEYSTFYNTNYFKKCITHINYMIHSFTKKKKQFLKKCNFQKYNTSFLQFVCNSLDLIKNYIPFPTFLEKIIQNIKKYIKQSEVSYSNINTHSFHDTKKKTHNFYANSLFIDNNAESLSNSELRASNNNIETSQNILEKIKRKKKQNDDNKSTYKNLSDISEYKQNETTTKKFKLHKVQVKTNEKNVKYFFFRSMKYLYNEEKDAFINISYSIDEKVNNFNFNYILKKGGLNNNEIIHNINQYGYNNIHLEVNSFFTNLKRELLDGIYMFQLYLTYKNLFWKEMITSIIWIVISILTVIKKVLKNQKNKKEIYDNIQSNSNINVTVYRNALEQQISSNNLTIGDIIIIKSQMTIPCDCLLLTGQVLVDESLLTGESRPMKKTATYNENRQIFKNEKEQNNDTEFSLNKQNKINPNNILYAGTNIISILNSPENIYAIVINVSIYTYKGKYMQNVLFPNPLLFKYDSQLPIVFMFTIIFSLFCFYFQIRYLGLNMTSVFYSIGTLSQILPVWTPVVLNIGLNISTNRLKNENNICCIAPSRIPICGKIRVFFFDKTGTITNHNLEFSGIHFCNNILSPQKNIVSKYFEKKNLEPIDNDDINASILTFSKTNTNPLTLTDLATNEQHNNQTTLVTTNIINIDTINSKHYNEKENNKKIIDKNSMKNGENSKSVNSYYCSAYNEVGEEDISSSIFDKLNSNKNILEKNINQNNKIEITDKLSSSEKDDFKSPNFSICEKNSRSSSADLFQSYDEGEYQKHSENIPISDEKININYQSNNFDELRKNAENKEALKDSETFNDHINLPTNSNNINYFTNKPNTIKEENKKNNSSFDENNNISIINKHFIDSNSSINSVTSLLYNSKLVWANKITLENMPENYNLVVYALAGCSCIYIDDNIIYGNEIDKKLYEATDMIIHNYINGDNINVKRISLKFDSIYKSFDVIKTFEFDYYTKISTTLAFGYFDFPEKVYIVFSKGSFDKIYQKCIKTDELYFYKQKEQEYSKNGFYVIALAFKIIYDLPKNKSKNNFFNLSRNEMETDMNFLSLIMFNNHIKVDAHYVIQTLKNSCIRPIILTGDNAYNCLYVGNKIGLFNNINTYESFYSLNVNSNNNIDYANKRNNTNFSNQNPFNLTDIKFMPFENLFKYNSESKNFNSSDNYSQINKQYIQNHEKYNQETNPLNYSKKKQDKTKNFKENLNLNQVNNNNDVGKKNQHNSKYNTLNQYDSNIIDTHTSKMEEGYLLESHKNMNPVNYNTHNYEENIIIYGYILNGELIFVNIHNDNKINNSIVLYKDIYKEIILTGEAYNYIRDHIFKIQSSENEINSNLMHTNNEFKQNSKKIKQNSSIEQYKNFLLKVRIFSRLTPNNKMEIIKDFIKFDYISGMCGDGSNDCGALKTSHAGLALSNSDTSVVAPFSAKNENLKSVIDILREGRACLVTSINCYKYMLLYGFMISIIKIILFMRAHAIMSEYGYLFFDNIILLLLAKSMTLSKPEYKLKTQTPTSSIIGAQTILSLLCTLIVNFFFLYIIMFKFFFLYNLPSSYYINISAPKSSWWLMSDNYESFLTCIWFCFQIVNSAFILTLGGKYRKHIFSNYTFMMYYALINLFLFYLTIGGPNKLTCLFRMNCNDEVSKQTKFKILELFSYSAGGLSFYGPNGNNILSTEVKIKFIFLNFLNIIINILISKYILCERFYNIVRKFFKIQNRRIPT